The following are encoded in a window of Kitasatospora fiedleri genomic DNA:
- the nuoK gene encoding NADH-quinone oxidoreductase subunit NuoK, with protein MNPANYLYLAALLFTIGASGVLLRRNAIVLFMCVELMLNASNLALVTFSRMHGNLDGQIIAFFTMVVAAAEVVVGLAIIVSIFRTRHSASVDDSNLMKL; from the coding sequence GTGAACCCGGCCAACTACCTGTACCTCGCCGCGCTGCTGTTCACCATCGGCGCCTCCGGGGTGCTGCTGCGGCGCAACGCGATCGTGCTGTTCATGTGCGTGGAGCTGATGCTGAACGCCTCGAACCTGGCGCTGGTCACCTTCTCCCGGATGCACGGCAACCTGGACGGCCAGATCATCGCGTTCTTCACCATGGTGGTCGCGGCGGCCGAGGTCGTGGTCGGCCTCGCCATCATCGTCTCGATCTTCCGGACCAGGCACTCCGCTTCGGTCGACGACAGCAACCTGATGAAGCTGTAG